The nucleotide sequence TAAGAGCGCAGAACAAGATATGCCCCAAATCGGAAAGTTCATTCTtaattttccagcttttttgcAGTCAGACTCTTGATACTTAAATCTACTCCTTGAAGGTCAGATGATAAGCTCATTGCACTCCTTCCCTGGTCTGCTATAGCAGCTCTTGCTCATCATCTTCAGATCCTGAGGGTCCTTGTCGTACTTCTTCATACCATTTGTTTGTGAGGGTTTTCATCTGTATGCGCCCATGATGCAAGTCCTAAGGCACAAGAAATCCAGAACACTTGTTATTGAGCTACAAGACTACTTGTGTGTCTGAGAGAGCAAAAGAGAAAGCCTAGTTTAGCACATTCCTCAGGAAATAATCTGTTTGTGGTCTCAAAGTGTACAAAGCAGTTCTGTTTCCTACCAGAACACATCAAGTGTTCTATCAATTAGTAATTATATCCAGGGGTGATATTTTTGTGAGATTTTTGACCTGTTTTTCTAGACAGTCCTGCTTTGTGAATTTTAACAGTCATAGAGTCGTCTAGATAGCCTTTCTTTGAATCTTACTCCCCTCTACATGTTCCCAGGGACAGGGGAAAGCTTGTGGCTTGCTTTGGTGAttcacataattatttttctagcCTTTGGTTGCCATCTGGATGGCTGCCTGCCTGCGTTTTTGGCTACCAACAACAAATCAGATGCTTGCCCTAGTTCCTTGATTCATTTATGGTTTTgctaaaaacatacaaaaaaccCTCTGGCTTCTGCAAGGAAGTGCTGAAAGTGTTCTTTcgaaaataaaggtaaaaaataagaaaaattgtATGTTTGAGCAGGCTAGAAAGATGGAATGGGCACACtgtacagaaaatgtttaattacaCAGCAAAAATGCTTAATTCTATGGCAaattggaggagaaaaagaaaaaaacgtgAATTACATGGCAAAGAAATCTCAGGTTTCTAATGCCTGGAGTGAAAGTGGCACAGTATTTACACCTCTCAGAGCAGCTCAGTGTTAAGTTAGTTGTTCAGGTCAGGTGCCACTTTGCATTTACAGATCCACAGTCTTCATCTCCCAGTGAAggagtctttaaaaaaaaaattaaaatgaaggcTGCAATCCTTATGCATAGTTCCAAGAGAAAAGCTGCACTCTGCAGAAAAATCACAGCTCAAGAATTCATAGGACCAGTTACAGTAAAGGGCAGCAACTGTGTGTGATAGCACTTCAAAAGCTCTGCACAGGTAGCAGTAGCTTTTCCTAGAATCAGTAGTAATTCCTGATACTTTTCATGGTAATCTGCAAGCTTAAAGGCAAGTTCAATAAATCCATTCAGCTTTTTAACTTTAATTGTGGTAGCCCTCAGAGATGCTCACTTAATCCAACCAGCAATTTTACAGTGCAGCTTTTCATTACAGCTGTTCTGCATATGCACAAGGAAGATACTACATGGCTCTCTTTTCCTAGTGTACAAGTTGCATGGCTGCACTGGAGTCTTGAATGGTACAGTGTGAAATGACAACCAACTCTACCATggagtttcttttctttaagaaaacaaaaaagacttaCTTCTTGTGTGAGTCGTCTGGTGAAGAAAGGATTCAAATACTTAGCATCAAGCCACATAAACCCTTTGAGGTCCTGGCGTTTTATGTACTGGGCTTCATATTCCTCCTCTGTAAGCTCTGATAAATGTTCAGATTCTATGGTATTTCCCTAGAAATATCACAAATTGCAATAACTTGAGAAATATCGCAGTTATTTCCTCCAGCTTGCCTTACCCCTCCCTACTCTGCTCTATTTCTTCTCAAAACCAATTCCCATGCtggaacaaaatggaaattatcCCCTCAGCCTCCCAGGACTTATGGCTGTATGAATCTGTCCAGTTGTTGACTCCCAGAGTCACTTGGCTTCCCTTTTCATGCTGAAAGGTAAAAGGCTTCAAATATCAAATAATTTTGTACTAGTACTAGGGACAGATTTCTAGCATGTGAGCATTCCTCTTGTGAGCTGCATGATAAGTTTATATAGCAAGCAACACTTTAATGTCAATATCTTACTGAAAATAAGCCCTGTTTCAGAACATGCCATATCCCTGCACTCTTCTTATAGACATCTACTTCCACAGACAGGATAAACTAATTCTGAAGGCTGCAAACTTTCTTAAAGCCttttgccaagagaagctgttcTTCAGACTCCACAGAATAATACCCTGCATGTATCCATTTGATGGTTTAggacaaaacaggaaaatgctCCCAGAATACTTTATATATTCCTGTCTTTAGCAGATGAGTTTTCAGCCTGGCTGTTAGTTTTCTTCAGTACTTCTGTTTAGCAAGAAAcgactttaaaataaaacccagtcGCAGAGGTGCTGTTGTTAGCACATTCTCATGGCCTTTGCTTTGactttttcaaagtaatttcCATCTGCCTTTTATGATTAATTTATGACTCATAATGCACTAGCTACTTTCTGTCTGTATATGACTCAATCTATCCTGTCTCATCTGTCTTATGCTTTAAGGTTACTTTAATTTGTATGGATCAATTTATAATTAGATTGAGTTGAGATAAATTACTTTCAGCTCTTTGTCCAGTTATTTGTGTAAACAGTAACCAAGCACTGTATTtgggatattttaaaatgatactgCTTGGCTTTTTCATGCCATACTTCCATTTTACTTTTTAGTAAATagtaaaatactatttttttctttgaaaattaaaaaaaaatcctctgaataaggcaacaacaacaaaccatcTTCTCTGTCTTGCTAAGgttaatgtccttcttgttcCTCCTGCGTGCTTTGGAGTCCTCAATATCAATCAGTCTGATGAGGGGCATGGttccccctcccagcagcaaaATTGTGAACAGCACAATGATGATTGTTGTTGTCCCAATGAGCTGTCGCTTCTCAATTGGTTCCAAGCCCAAATGGAGGCTGAGGGCATAGGGAATTGCACCACGTAGACCTTCAGAGAGAAGAGTAAATCAATGAAGAGTGAATCAGCACCATTGTTAGTCCTTAGCACCCTGATAACTCAAGAATCCTCCACCCTTGAAAGATTTTTACAATCTGCACCCATTTGTCTATCATTTGGTTACCATCCTAAAATGAGTAAAAGGCCTTCAGGTATTGTTTTTCAGACTAAAGCAGCTAGATTTTTAGGAAAGCAGATTCTTTGCAGAAAAGTTTTAGTTGGAATCTATACTGCCCAGTCGCCTAGTACAAAGGGGGAAGAACATACCTATCGCACTTCGGTTTGAGAATGGTGCAAACATTGTTAGGTCTTCCACAGATGGAAAACGAGTTCCTCTCAGAGTAGCTCACAAAGTGAAAgagattaaacatttttttccagtcctccATACTTTGAGCTTTCACTTACCACTAAACCACATGATAAACATCATTTTGGGGGTGATTTTATGATCACGGAAAAAGTTGAGTAGGTaggaaagtggaaaaatattcaCTGCTCTACCAAATAGAACAAgtacctgaaaaacaaaaatcaaagcaaaagaCTGACTGATGTGTTACAGTCACCCAGGCCCAAATTGCATTGCATTTGGCTTGTACTAGCTAAGGTGAATAAacccttatcacccacaagtcTCATAAACAGGCCATGTTGCTAAACCAGCATAAAAATATCTCTCAGCATCAGTCAATGtggaatttaacattttaaatgtttttctgcttaaCTGAAATTAAACCAGACTTGTCACTGACAGAGACCAGACACCACTTTACTtataataaatgaatgaaacCCAGGAGGCATTCCAGAGAGACCAAGAATTACTTTGGGTAAAAGTTTTCCTCAGTTCAGCTCCCTTAATCACTCCCTTGGCACAGCAGCTAAGAGGCTAAGATATTTCTATTGTCTCCCCATGGACCAGTTCCTCAGAGAAAAAGGCCAGGAGCCGAACAAATGGCATGTAATTCAGTTCCTCAACACTTGCCTGGGTGTGCTTATAAAATACACCAAACATCCAGGCAACattgtgaggggaaaaaaaaaagtaccattGCTTTAGTGACAGACAATCAATGAATACAATGAAGACTCTAGCTcagaaaagccatttttcaCAAGAGCATTGCTTTGAAAGCTCCACCACAAACAGACCTTACAAAGGTAAATATCCTAGAATTAGTCAGTAGGATCCTTGAAAGGGCTGTGCTGTTTACTTTTATGAATCACTCTGAAATTATTCAATGTGCATTATGGCTGTGAGGGCAATGCTACAGAGAAGGAAGTTTCACACCTTAGATATATATTAGATAAGTTAGGTATGTACGTGCAATGCAGCAAGAGCAGTTCCCCATGCTGATACCATAATCCATAACCTGTAGAGAACAGTTCTCCCTTTTAGCCATGGACTAAAATGTACTAATATACATCGAAGCATGTGATGGGAAATGGATTcctattttcctcttttcactCTGTCAAGAGAATGTACTTTTCACGTTTCAATTAATTGTAACAGCAAAAGATGTAGGGAAATCCCACGTGAAACATAATCCAAAGtactaatacaaaaaaaaaaaaaacctacactgaaatacagaaagaaagaaaaagaattaagaatgAAGTGAGAGTGAATAGACGTTAAGAGAGGTTTTGAGTAAGGGCTACCTCTGAAGATGGCAAGCTCAGAGTGAAGATGTGATGTGTGGACTAAATTGGTTTAGTATAAACAAGCTGCAAATATCTATGACAGAAAGACACAAAAGCTGTAGTCCTGGAGTGACAAAATATAGCCAAGTTTATATTAGTTTGCATGGTTGTTTCTGCAAACTGCCCACTCACACAAATTTTTTGTATGAAGCTAAAGGTACATAACTCAAGATTGTTTTCCAGGGAAATGAATTCTGGCATAAACTGGCATTTATAATAATCTCAAAATcttttgagatttattttaataaatctaGCAGGGTTCAAAACAAGTAGGgtccttttccttcttattaAAAATCCGATACGCTGGGGTTCCAAAATAATGGTAAACTGGAACTGTGTACATACACCACAGTGCTGGCAACAAAACTAATAATTTCATGCTATTAGTGAGAATTAACTTTGtgcaatatataaaaatataaagatatttaaaaatataaagatatttttataaaaacctATAAAACCCAACAAATGGTCTAAAATATTGTAagagtttgtttttccccacaaataCCATTAAAAAGTACCTAAACAAGTTTGAAAAAAGTACATACTTACTATGCACCAGATGACAAAGGATGTTTCAAACTTGTGAGGAAAACTAAAAATTGACAGGccaagaaatgcaaaaacacacgtttctgaaaaagaaaaatcacgTTTGAAATAAAGAATTCTATAAAACCTTCTCTATTCCTATTACAAGTTATTACATATGGTACAtagaatttatatttatttcctggCCTTTGAATGCTCAAAATAAGCATGAATGCCATTATGCAAAAAAGACAGATACTCACTGTTGGCAGACTGCACTTTAGTCTGTGTGTAGCAGGCTTTTTTCAGCCGTAAATTCATAATTATTATGAGCTAGCAAAACCCTGTTATaaaaaatttttctttgttctaaaGACTGAGGaggtttttttttacttaaagaaTATAGGACAAGCTGTAGAACACAAGCTTATAGGAGTAACCACTATCAACTTCTGGAGCTTTAAATCGGATTCTCTATAAAACTGGGATGTCAGGCACAGTCTCATATAATAGTGCTCAACATGCAATATAAAGTGTCCAATTTATAAATACTTTCAGTTCTTATAAACTGCAGGAGTTCACAATTTTCACCGTAATACTGCATTATATGATCTACCAACCATTGTATATTCTAGTAACCTCTAGAAGTGATGTTTGGAAATCTGAAATAATACCACCAATGCACAATGACTATTTCCATCCAAACATTTCATTTCCGAAGTACAAATTTCTTAGCATTACAGAATCTCACAGTAAGGCTGTTTCCTAAGTCTACTGTTCTGGTAGATGCCCTAGCAAGGTAGCTTTCTTATCATAGAGGCTGTTACAAACAGGAAAGTTTTAAACAGACAGTAGCAATAACTGAGTTACTGCAGCATGATGCATTACTGCTCATACTTTGGGTACTGGCTACTTACATTTGCATAGCCAAAACTTGTTATAAATGTGTAGGAAGTTACACAGTAGCTTAAATTAACTCCTTTGGTGACTTGAATGAATGCACGGTTTTTAGCATTTGTAACAGGTTAAGACAAAACCTGATGAGCTACTGGTGCTCCTGTGGTTAAATCTGCAGCAATGTCACTCCCTGACCATGttccaaatgcatttttctgcaaaCAGTATGGAGCATGTTCATGCGATCCCTTAAAGAACAGGGGGATATATTTGTAATACTGAATCAAGTCATTTCTTCAGAAGTTTTCCATTGATAAACCAACAGAAAGGCTACAGGACATTGCGCTGCCTGTATGACCGCTTCCAAAACCAGCTTCTCAATCTGGAAAGCTATCGTTTTTGCAAGCAGCTTTTTATATCcaaaataatttacagaaaaatactgctAAGAATCCATCTACTATGACTAAAAGTAGACCAGACGAGTCAGAGATCTCTACTTGGTTATCAATCTTGCTGCAAATCTTAGCAGGAGCCTGCAGgatgggagaaggagaagattTACTGTATGTTTTATCCAGGATGGCAGGAAAGGTGACTTTTgactgcctcccagcctgcacTATTAGGAAGTCTTCTCTTAAAGGTATGTACCACTGACATATGAATAGCTAGAGGAAAATTCACATCTCTCCTACTCCCATTGGAATCACCAtttcatgaaaattaatttttaaactgtattaGTCATATATCAAAGGTAGCACCTACCACACATGAAAGCAACAGTTCTCAGTGTCTGCTGCATTAGTATCTGTGTAACCGGGGAGAGGTTATGGTGCGTATAATGGGACATGACGATGCCAGAGAAGAGGATTGCCATGATACCTATAAAGGAAATGCAGCAGTCAACAGAAGAATAGTTTGCATGCTATTTGCATTTACACCCCATATTAATGCAAAAGCTTACGAAGCAATGACTGGGGTTTCCATTGCCACCGCTATTCATGCTGTTTTCATTACACTGGTCATATTAAATGCTAGGAGGTCCAATATAGGTCAGATGCAAGCTAGAATAAATCCCTGTTCTGGCATGTTTTCCCATATAAGGGAAATAATAAACTGATTCTTGActgcttttcctgcctttcaCTCTCCTTAACCCATGGACAGATGAGATCaagaagtaataaaaacaatttgaGAGTAGTGGGGCAAGAGAACTGATTTAGCTCTCCCAGAAAAGTGTGTCCTTCTTTCCTACATGCTCATCAGCCAATCAATCACTCCACCAGAAGCAGAATGAGAACAACAGGGCATGCATGGGTGTGAATCCACTCCTGTAAGGTGTACcaaatgataaaaattaaaaaggactGCCTACCCACAACTTGCTATCAATCTGAGAATGAGAAAAGCTACTGAGACTTCAGAATTCAGGGCAAAAATAACTTCTGTGGGATGATAGAGCCCGATATGTAGGGCCTGTAAGGAATGCTACTGTGCAGAATGTGCCTTGTCTCCAGCATACAGGTCACTACACCAGCTACTAAAGGTGGTTTCGGAAATTAACGATAGCCACTTAATTTACCATAGTAGAGTTCAATTGCCCTAATGACATGCACAGCTTGGATGGAGGTACAGCAGCTGATACCATAGGCCAGAACAGATGTCTCAGATTTCACTGTATTCTTGCATCTTTGGGATTTTGCCATCTACCTTGCTTAACAGCTCTTGGTTATTTATGGAAAGAAGAATCTGAATCTCAACCTATTTCTCTAACTGCTCAAGACATATCACAGAAGCTGTCAGTTGTTTGCTGTTCATAGGAAGTTAGATATCTTAAAGGAAGTTTTAGAATTTCCACAGCTGCTGCAAAGACTTACACCAGAGAAAGATGTCATTTGAGATGATGGCTAGGACTGGAAAAATTTAGTAGCACACTTCAAGAACAACTACTGTACTCCTTGTGACAAAACTGACCAAAATTGACATGACCCAGAAGAAATCAATTGCAATGTGGTAGCTTTCTATGATGgagttacagcattggtggaagagcaactgacataaTCTACCTCACATTCTTAACATATACACCAAGAactttatgaaattaaaaataaaacaataccaaagaaaagaaacaagcagatTCCCTAGCTGTATGAATTAAACTAACTGTTGCATCCCTTTCCTTTGAGAAATGAGACAGGAAGCTGATTGCCTTCAAAAAACACTTAAATCAGCAGAGGTCAGGGATGTTGGGTATCCAGGTATCCAGCAGAACTGGACCCCTGTCTTTGTACTTGATTCCACAGAACGAAAAAGTTCATCTCCAAGCCTCTTCTCCTGGCCCTCAGCAGAACTGCTACCTGGTGTCCAGAGatacataaaatattcattgGTCTCAGCTAACTTCACTGAAGGATGTgcaaaaaacaacagctactGGGTAGGAGGACAGCCATTATCTGAGTTAGCTAACACAGCTAAGCTCTCCACACAGTATGCAGCTCAAATCCGACCTCTGTGTTAGGCAGAGGTAACTGAGCGAACACTATTTGCAATGGCTAGCTAGTGCTTATGAAAACCGTGATTATCTTTTCTATACATTTACAACATTTAGTAGAGAATAAGTGTTCCCGTAAAGTAAGGCAAGGTCAAAAGTAAGAGCACAGGTTAAATGAGAaaacatgtaaaagaaaaacaggggCCTTCttagacacacaaaaaaacactactcAAATTTATCAGAGAAACTTGCACATACTCATTTTGCTACTCACCTGAGAGTGAGATACCCTCTGCAAGTCCGTAAGGAAGGTAAGCAAAGATAATCATCATCCCAAACTCTAGGGAGGGTGTCTTCCTTAAATCAATATGCTTTAACACGTACACACAAAAAGGTTATGGAAAAGGTAAGgtaaaaaaatccaaagaaaaatttaaattgtTACCATTCCATTACAAAACAATGATTATGATTAATCTTACTCACTACATGCTTACTGGATAGCTAATAAAGTCTACAAATTGTCCCATGACTCAGGTGTAGAAAGATTAATAATTTCTTACAAGGAGTGTTTTTTAAAGAACCTACCACTGGTAGAACCCGGTCAGAATGGACAGACTTAGAGACAGAAAAGTTCTGCTACTGATGTACCTACACAATAATGACAACAAAATGCtaaattgtttttatctgtCTACAAAGGCCATCTCCCTACACACACAGTCTTTGAAATTTCTTCTCCAAAACTATTGTAAATAAGCCACAGAAAATTGTTAAATAGTAAAGGCTTTCCTAAAAACAGGGGAGAGTTATGAAAcagcaaagtaaaaataaaacagtcctCAGttctattttaacaaaaataatgtatttttgtcttaaatatttaagatacTTAAAACTTACTTGACATTTGAAAGTCAAAAGTGTGGGCATTTGTCAAGGGCTGCAAATTCAGCTTTGCATCTCGTGTggttctgcagcacagctgctaaATACAAGAAGTAGATTTTGCCTCAGATTTTGTTTAGTTATTTGCCATGATAAGCATGCAAATAAACTTTTCTGGTCAGTCACTAGACTtctagttattttaaaatggatgtGACAGATCTGCAGTAATATTAACACTGAGGAGACATGTTCACTTATTCCTTGAATCATGTCCTTCTCTCAACTCTTAACTTACCATCTCTGGTAAAATTCAGAGGATAAAAGGCCCATAACATGGAAGTTCACATTCCTCCTGAGTCAGGAACCAGCAACAACCTTCAGTCATACTTATCTGCTGgcaaatattaagaaaattcCATTGCTACGCTGAAATTTTGCATGTTTGGGGGAAATCTAACTCTGAGGCACAAATAACTGTAATAGGGCAACTAAGCAGCTTTTCTCTTGCTATCATTTAGGTATCAGTCAAAGAAACGTTAAACATCTGTCTCCCTCTTTTATTGTGATGTATGGAATAATTTAAAAGTTCGTGGAATCAGACTAATGAACCAAAAGAGGAAACATGTCAGTATTTAATCAATCTGTTCCTGttatttacaaacaaaatacttaaCAGTATGTCCCAGATGACATGAATAACTGTTGCATGAGCCTAGAACAAAAAAGCTACCTACGGTGAATTCGATGTTAACATTAAAGCAAGCTCTCAGCAAAGGCACCTGACTTAAACAAACATCTTTCCTTATCTCAGCAGAGAAGCTTCTGGGTTGTTTAGCAACCAATGCATGCAAatggaaaaggcaaaatataaCTCCACGTAAAAACAAATAGAATAGTATCTGTATTCAGCTGGATGAATACACAGGGGCAGATGAGGTGGTCTGACTCAAAaggagctttttttcttttaaattaacttttataTATGTAGAAAATGAGccatgtatttgtaaaaacaggTCAGTATTGAAATTGaattaatgtattttgaatTTGCAAAACAATTACCATATTTTATAACACTCCAGTGCACATAATATAAGCTACTATACAGCATTTCAGACATTAATTACATGTATGTTCATAAAAATTTGATGCAGCTTTTTAATATACACCCATGCATActaatacaaaaagaaaataagcatgaGAAAATCCTCAGCCAACAAAATGATCTCTGTTAAGAAACATCTCCTAAGGAATGCTGGAAAATATGGGAGAGAAAATACTATTAGAGAGCTGAAGTTCACCGATTTCCATCTGTGTATCaccaaaatttaaaaaggaTATTAATGCAGAAATAAGGCCAGTAAGCGTGCCAAGTGCTGCAGAGCCGAAGAACATCTTAAGAAAGTATCCCAGTGCCTGTAGAAAGGTTTGCCATCCACTTACATCTGACATATTTTCTCTTGTCAAACCTTCTGCAGTgctagataaataaaaaataataataaaaaagaaagagttaTAAATTCTAAGCCTGGATCCAAAAGAGACAGACAGCTTttgagaacaacaacaaaaaaagacttgtatttctttgctgctagtacttttaaaaggcttttaCTTTGATATATATAACAAGAGGAATGTCAAAAGATGTTAAATCAAGTCTTAGTGTAATCCCCAAAGGGAAACCTAATTCTGCCAAAAATCTGGAAATCCAGCATTGGTCTTCTGAAGCTTCTCAGAATGGTGTAAATAGGCTATCATAATGCCCAGTAttacaaaacaattttcaaacTTTGAAAGGAAAACGCATTTTGCTGTGGTAAAAACTCTGGGCATGAAAGAGAAAGGTCAGATCACATGAtcctcagagaaaaacaaatgaacaaggACACGTCTCATCAAATATTTAGGTGTGAATGAGAGACAAGAAGGTcactagagaaaaacaaagacgTTCTTAAGAGGAAACAGAATAAATCTCTTTGAATTTCAGGAATATCTTTCATAGAATTCCATGCAAAAAGGTATGGATTCTAACTAATTTTCTATTTGACTACTCTTAGTCTTCACGGTCTTCCACAAAGGGACCATGACTGTATTAAAAAAGCTATTAGATTACAGGAAAATTACTCTAACTTCTCTACCTTCTTAGCTGATCTACTACTCGTATACGTGCACAGTGATATCTATTGATTTTAgcaataatatgaaaatatggcTATATAGCTctattttttactcttttagCCACACTGAACTATCATGGATAAATGATAAAGATATTGGATGCTCTTGTTCTTTGTGATAGCCCCAAAATAAGTTCC is from Anas acuta chromosome 16, bAnaAcu1.1, whole genome shotgun sequence and encodes:
- the SLC9A8 gene encoding sodium/hydrogen exchanger 8 isoform X1; this encodes MAEFANVTHEAINVTLRTTLAATTKLVVPTPAKPILPVQTGVQAQQEEQSSGMTIFFSLLVLAICIILVHLLIKYRLHFLPESVAVVSLGILMGAFIKIIEAQKLANWKEEEMFRPNMFFLLLLPPIIFESGYSLHKGNFFQNIGSITLFSVFGTAISAFIVGGGIYFLGQADVIYKLNMTDSFAFGSLISAVDPVATIAIFNALNVDPVLNMLVFGESILNDAVSIVLTNTAEGLTRENMSDVSGWQTFLQALGYFLKMFFGSAALGTLTGLISALVLKHIDLRKTPSLEFGMMIIFAYLPYGLAEGISLSGIMAILFSGIVMSHYTHHNLSPVTQILMQQTLRTVAFMCETCVFAFLGLSIFSFPHKFETSFVIWCIVLVLFGRAVNIFPLSYLLNFFRDHKITPKMMFIMWFSGLRGAIPYALSLHLGLEPIEKRQLIGTTTIIIVLFTILLLGGGTMPLIRLIDIEDSKARRRNKKDINLSKTEKMGNTIESEHLSELTEEEYEAQYIKRQDLKGFMWLDAKYLNPFFTRRLTQEDLHHGRIQMKTLTNKWYEEVRQGPSGSEDDEQELL
- the SLC9A8 gene encoding sodium/hydrogen exchanger 8 isoform X2; this encodes MGAFIKIIEAQKLANWKEEEMFRPNMFFLLLLPPIIFESGYSLHKGNFFQNIGSITLFSVFGTAISAFIVGGGIYFLGQADVIYKLNMTDSFAFGSLISAVDPVATIAIFNALNVDPVLNMLVFGESILNDAVSIVLTNTAEGLTRENMSDVSGWQTFLQALGYFLKMFFGSAALGTLTGLISALVLKHIDLRKTPSLEFGMMIIFAYLPYGLAEGISLSGIMAILFSGIVMSHYTHHNLSPVTQILMQQTLRTVAFMCETCVFAFLGLSIFSFPHKFETSFVIWCIVLVLFGRAVNIFPLSYLLNFFRDHKITPKMMFIMWFSGLRGAIPYALSLHLGLEPIEKRQLIGTTTIIIVLFTILLLGGGTMPLIRLIDIEDSKARRRNKKDINLSKTEKMGNTIESEHLSELTEEEYEAQYIKRQDLKGFMWLDAKYLNPFFTRRLTQEDLHHGRIQMKTLTNKWYEEVRQGPSGSEDDEQELL